The Amycolatopsis sp. DG1A-15b genome window below encodes:
- the fabI gene encoding enoyl-ACP reductase FabI produces the protein MPGLLEGKRLLITGIITDASLAFHAAKIAQQEGAKVVLTGFGRMSLVERIAKRLPEAAPVIELDVTNQEHLDGLADKVREHVDGLDGVLHSIGFAPQTCLGAPFLDAPAEDVKTAIEISTYSYMSLAKACLPLLGRGASYVGMDFDARVAWPVYNWMGVAKAGLESVNRYLAKELGPQGIRVNLVSAGPMKTMAAKSIPGFVDLEDGWGERAPLGWDSTDPDPVAKSVCAVLSDWLPATTGSMIMVDGGVHFLGV, from the coding sequence GTGCCCGGACTGCTCGAAGGCAAGCGCCTGCTGATCACCGGCATCATCACCGACGCGTCGCTCGCCTTCCACGCGGCCAAGATCGCGCAGCAGGAGGGGGCGAAGGTGGTGCTGACCGGCTTCGGCCGCATGTCGCTGGTCGAGCGCATCGCGAAGCGGCTGCCCGAAGCGGCGCCGGTGATCGAACTCGACGTCACCAACCAAGAACACCTCGACGGCCTGGCCGACAAGGTCCGCGAGCACGTCGACGGCCTCGACGGCGTGCTGCACTCGATCGGCTTCGCGCCGCAGACCTGCCTCGGCGCGCCGTTCCTCGACGCGCCCGCCGAAGACGTCAAGACCGCGATCGAGATCTCGACGTACTCGTACATGTCGCTGGCGAAGGCGTGCCTGCCGCTGCTCGGCCGGGGTGCTTCCTACGTCGGCATGGACTTCGACGCGCGTGTCGCGTGGCCGGTCTACAACTGGATGGGCGTCGCGAAGGCCGGGCTCGAATCGGTCAACCGGTACCTGGCCAAGGAGCTGGGGCCGCAGGGCATCCGGGTCAACCTGGTCAGCGCGGGCCCGATGAAGACCATGGCGGCGAAGTCCATCCCGGGCTTCGTCGACCTGGAGGACGGCTGGGGCGAGCGCGCGCCGCTCGGCTGGGACAGCACGGACCCGGACCCGGTGGCGAAGAGCGTCTGCGCGGTGCTGTCGGACTGGCTCCCCGCCACCACCGGCTCGATGATCATGGTCGACGGCGGGGTCCACTTCCTCGGCGTCTGA
- a CDS encoding VWA domain-containing protein — MTAVPLPDGYSYGPWHDGPDPLAPPADLRDALDEIGRDVMAGASPRAALEEMLRRGTERTAGLDELTRRLWQRRSQIQRRNNLDGTLQEVQRLLQEALDAERRELFPDPDDDARFREAQLDALPPGTAAAVNELADYDWRSEQGRENYQQIRDLLGQELMESRFQGMKQALQNAGPEDVERINEMLSDLNDLLAAHARGAEDIQQRFEDFMGKHGEFFPENPRNVEELIDALAERSAAAQRMLNSMSAEQRAELAELTQQAFGDPRLAQQLSQLDSQLRAARPGEDWTGSARFRGNNPLGMGEGAQAMQDLAELDALAEQLGQSYPGARLEDIDLEALEAQLGKDAGVDARRLAELERELRRQGLFERAADGSLRLSPKALRRLGETALSDIVNALRGKTGERETESAGAAGEPTGASRPWRFGDMQPWDVPRTIRNAVLRTMFSGAEPRTPAGGRAPLDPPNNRGSVGERQVRLDVEDVEVVETEHRSRAAVALLVDTSWSMVSEGRWLPMKRTALALHQLISTRFRNDALQLITFGRYAQSVELPELVGLEGAWEQGTNAHHGLLLAGQHLRRHPDAQPVVLMVTDGEPTAHLEPDGEAVFDYPPQPRTLHKTLSEVDRLAKLGASISVFRLGDDPRLTSFVDLIARRSGGRVIAPDLDGLGAAVVGDYLRTRR, encoded by the coding sequence ATGACCGCGGTCCCGCTTCCCGACGGCTACTCCTACGGCCCGTGGCACGACGGGCCGGATCCCCTCGCGCCGCCGGCCGACCTGCGCGACGCGCTCGACGAGATCGGCCGCGACGTCATGGCCGGGGCCTCGCCGCGGGCCGCGCTGGAGGAGATGCTCCGGCGCGGCACCGAGCGCACCGCGGGCCTCGACGAGCTGACCCGGCGGCTCTGGCAGCGCCGCTCGCAGATCCAGCGGCGCAACAACCTCGACGGCACCCTCCAGGAGGTCCAGCGCCTGCTGCAGGAGGCCCTCGACGCCGAACGGCGCGAGCTGTTCCCGGACCCGGACGACGACGCCCGGTTCCGGGAGGCCCAGCTCGACGCGCTGCCGCCGGGCACGGCCGCGGCCGTCAACGAGCTGGCGGACTACGACTGGCGCTCCGAACAGGGCCGGGAAAACTACCAGCAGATCCGGGACCTGCTCGGCCAGGAGCTGATGGAGTCCCGGTTCCAGGGCATGAAGCAGGCGCTGCAGAACGCCGGGCCCGAGGACGTCGAGCGGATCAACGAGATGCTCTCCGACCTCAACGACCTCCTCGCGGCACACGCCCGCGGCGCCGAGGACATCCAGCAGCGCTTCGAAGACTTCATGGGCAAGCACGGCGAGTTCTTCCCCGAGAACCCGCGCAACGTCGAGGAGCTGATCGACGCGCTGGCCGAGCGGTCGGCGGCCGCGCAGCGCATGCTCAACTCGATGTCGGCCGAGCAGCGCGCGGAACTCGCCGAGCTGACCCAGCAGGCCTTCGGCGACCCGCGGCTGGCGCAGCAGCTGTCCCAATTGGACAGTCAGCTCCGGGCGGCGCGCCCGGGCGAGGACTGGACGGGTTCGGCGCGCTTCCGCGGCAACAACCCGCTGGGCATGGGCGAAGGCGCCCAGGCCATGCAGGATCTCGCGGAACTGGACGCGCTGGCCGAGCAGCTGGGCCAGTCCTACCCCGGGGCGCGGCTGGAGGACATCGACCTGGAGGCGCTGGAAGCCCAGCTCGGCAAGGACGCGGGCGTCGACGCCCGCCGGCTGGCCGAACTGGAGCGCGAACTGCGCCGCCAGGGCCTGTTCGAACGGGCCGCCGACGGCTCGCTCCGGTTGTCGCCCAAGGCGTTGCGGCGCCTCGGCGAGACAGCGTTGTCCGACATCGTGAACGCGTTGCGCGGCAAGACCGGCGAGCGCGAGACCGAGTCGGCGGGCGCGGCGGGAGAGCCCACCGGCGCGTCGCGGCCGTGGCGGTTCGGGGACATGCAGCCCTGGGACGTGCCACGCACGATCCGCAACGCCGTCCTCCGCACAATGTTCTCCGGGGCCGAGCCCCGGACCCCGGCCGGGGGGCGAGCCCCCCTGGACCCCCCAAACAATCGTGGGTCGGTGGGGGAGCGGCAGGTCCGCCTCGACGTCGAGGACGTCGAAGTGGTCGAGACCGAGCACCGGTCCCGGGCGGCGGTGGCGCTGCTGGTCGACACGTCGTGGTCGATGGTTTCGGAGGGCCGCTGGCTGCCGATGAAGCGCACCGCGCTGGCGCTGCACCAGCTGATCAGCACCCGCTTCCGCAACGACGCGCTGCAGCTGATCACGTTCGGCCGCTACGCGCAGTCGGTGGAGCTGCCGGAGCTGGTCGGCCTGGAGGGTGCGTGGGAGCAGGGCACCAACGCCCACCACGGCCTGCTGCTCGCCGGGCAGCACCTGCGGCGGCACCCGGACGCCCAGCCGGTGGTCCTGATGGTCACCGACGGCGAGCCGACGGCCCACCTGGAACCCGACGGCGAAGCGGTCTTCGACTACCCGCCCCAGCCCCGGACCCTCCACAAGACACTGTCCGAAGTGGATCGCCTGGCGAAGCTGGGTGCGTCGATTTCGGTGTTCCGCCTCGGCGACGACCCGCGGCTGACGTCGTTCGTGGACCTGATCGCCCGCCGCTCGGGCGGCCGGGTGATCGCCCCGGACCTCGACGGTCTCGGCGCGGCGGTGGTGGGCGACTACCTGCGCACGCGGCGGTGA
- a CDS encoding ferrochelatase codes for MGYDALLWLSFGGPEGPDEVMPFLENVTRGRGVPRERLLEVAEHYQHFGGVSPINKLNRDAMAAVEKQLAAAGVDLPVHFGNRNWHPMVEETLATLTSDGAKRVLVFPTSAYGGYSACRQYDEDIERARAAVGDGAPELVKIRQFFDHPLFVSAVADGVRAAHASLGDEPGIRTVFTAHSVPESADRASGPPPEGGRRYSRQIAEAARLVAAEAGIAEYDVVWQSRSGPPQVPWLEPDIVDHIDALHAAGVPGVVVSPIGFVSDHLEVIWDLDNEAAERAAEHGMAFARAATAGSDPRFAELVVELVREHTHGVPARKLSAFPVAGCTVNGAPCAIGCCEPAKRPAR; via the coding sequence GTGGGATACGACGCGTTGCTGTGGCTTTCGTTCGGCGGCCCGGAAGGGCCCGACGAGGTCATGCCGTTCCTCGAGAACGTCACCCGGGGCCGGGGGGTGCCGCGCGAGCGGCTCCTGGAGGTCGCCGAGCACTACCAGCACTTCGGTGGCGTCTCGCCGATCAACAAGCTGAACCGCGACGCGATGGCCGCGGTCGAGAAGCAGCTCGCGGCGGCCGGCGTGGACCTGCCGGTGCACTTCGGCAACCGCAACTGGCACCCGATGGTCGAGGAAACCTTGGCCACGCTGACGTCGGACGGCGCGAAGCGGGTCCTGGTGTTCCCCACGAGCGCGTACGGCGGCTACTCGGCGTGCCGCCAGTACGACGAGGACATCGAGCGCGCCCGCGCGGCGGTCGGCGACGGCGCCCCCGAGCTGGTGAAGATCCGTCAGTTCTTCGACCACCCGCTGTTCGTCTCGGCGGTCGCCGACGGCGTGCGCGCCGCCCACGCGTCACTGGGGGACGAGCCCGGGATCCGCACGGTCTTCACCGCCCACTCGGTGCCGGAGAGCGCCGACCGCGCCTCGGGGCCGCCGCCGGAGGGCGGCCGCCGGTACTCGCGCCAGATCGCGGAGGCGGCTCGCCTGGTGGCGGCCGAGGCGGGCATCGCGGAGTACGACGTCGTCTGGCAGTCGCGGTCCGGGCCGCCGCAGGTGCCGTGGCTGGAGCCGGACATCGTCGACCACATCGACGCGCTGCACGCCGCCGGGGTGCCTGGCGTGGTCGTGTCGCCGATCGGGTTCGTGTCGGACCACCTCGAGGTGATCTGGGACCTGGACAACGAGGCCGCGGAACGCGCGGCGGAGCACGGGATGGCCTTCGCCCGCGCGGCGACGGCGGGCAGCGATCCGCGGTTCGCGGAGCTGGTCGTGGAGCTGGTCCGCGAGCACACGCACGGAGTCCCGGCGCGGAAGCTGTCGGCGTTCCCGGTGGCGGGCTGCACCGTCAACGGCGCGCCCTGTGCGATCGGCTGCTGCGAACCGGCGAAGCGCCCCGCCCGTTAG
- a CDS encoding methyltransferase, with protein sequence MTEDTWAALAGDFADGAYASVKGRVRTLVLHRQLLAHLPAPPAAVLDVGGGAGHQSFPLARAGYDVTLLDSSAAMLDKARQRLPAALQDRVTFVEADAADAEEAVGSRRFDAVLCHGVLGYLESPEPVLDQLCRCAAPGGLVSVMTGNADAAAVRPALEGRWEDALAAFDARTEIGVLGLPTRADTVAELSESLRRRGVEPVDWYGVWLFVDWLDLSGAGPDPAETERVAAVEFEAGRRDPYRRLSRVFHLVGRKT encoded by the coding sequence ATGACCGAGGACACCTGGGCCGCGCTGGCCGGCGATTTCGCCGACGGTGCCTACGCTTCCGTCAAAGGTCGCGTGCGCACGCTCGTACTGCACCGGCAGCTGCTGGCACACCTGCCCGCCCCGCCGGCCGCGGTGCTCGACGTCGGCGGCGGCGCCGGCCACCAGTCGTTCCCGCTGGCCCGCGCGGGCTACGACGTCACTCTGCTCGACTCGTCGGCAGCGATGCTCGACAAAGCCCGGCAGCGGCTACCGGCGGCCCTCCAGGACCGCGTGACCTTCGTGGAAGCCGACGCCGCGGACGCCGAGGAGGCGGTCGGCAGCCGCCGCTTCGACGCCGTCCTGTGCCACGGCGTGCTCGGATACCTGGAGTCGCCGGAGCCCGTCCTCGACCAGCTGTGCCGGTGCGCCGCGCCCGGCGGTCTCGTCTCGGTGATGACGGGCAACGCCGACGCGGCGGCGGTGCGCCCGGCGCTGGAAGGACGCTGGGAAGACGCTCTGGCAGCGTTCGACGCCCGCACCGAAATCGGGGTGCTGGGCCTGCCGACGCGCGCCGACACGGTGGCGGAACTGAGCGAGTCCCTCCGCCGCCGCGGCGTGGAACCCGTCGACTGGTACGGCGTCTGGCTGTTCGTCGACTGGCTCGACCTCAGCGGCGCCGGACCGGACCCGGCCGAAACCGAGCGCGTGGCGGCCGTCGAGTTCGAAGCCGGCCGGCGCGATCCCTACCGCCGGCTCAGCCGCGTCTTCCACCTCGTGGGGCGCAAAACCTAA
- a CDS encoding beta-ketoacyl-ACP reductase, with product MGRSVLVTGGNRGIGLAIARDLAEQGHRVAVTHRGSGAPEGLFGVQADVTDTAQVDAAFKLVEEHQGPVEVLVSNAGLTDDTLLMRMSDEQFERVIDANLTGAYRVAKRASRGMLRGKWGRFVFISSVVGLSGSAGQANYAASKAGLVGFARSLARELGSRNITSNVVAPGFVHTDMTDELPEERKKEILAQVPSGRYAEPSEIAAAVRYLASDEAGYVNGAVLPVDGGLGLGH from the coding sequence GTGGGACGGTCCGTTCTGGTCACCGGGGGCAACCGGGGCATCGGTCTGGCGATCGCCCGGGACCTCGCCGAGCAGGGGCACCGGGTCGCCGTCACGCACCGTGGTTCGGGCGCGCCCGAAGGCCTCTTCGGGGTCCAGGCGGACGTCACCGACACCGCGCAGGTCGACGCCGCCTTCAAGCTCGTCGAGGAGCACCAGGGGCCGGTCGAGGTGCTGGTTTCCAACGCCGGGCTCACCGACGACACGCTGCTGATGCGGATGAGCGACGAGCAGTTCGAGCGCGTCATCGACGCGAACCTGACCGGCGCCTACCGCGTCGCCAAGCGGGCCTCGCGCGGCATGCTGCGCGGCAAGTGGGGGCGGTTCGTCTTCATCTCCTCGGTCGTCGGCCTCTCCGGCTCGGCCGGCCAGGCCAACTACGCCGCGTCGAAGGCCGGGCTGGTCGGCTTCGCGCGGTCGCTGGCCCGGGAGCTCGGCTCGCGCAACATCACCTCGAACGTCGTCGCGCCCGGGTTCGTCCACACGGACATGACCGACGAACTGCCCGAGGAGCGCAAGAAGGAGATCCTCGCGCAGGTGCCCTCCGGCCGGTACGCCGAGCCGTCGGAGATCGCCGCCGCCGTCCGCTACCTGGCCTCCGACGAGGCCGGCTACGTCAACGGCGCGGTGCTGCCCGTCGACGGCGGCCTCGGCCTCGGCCACTGA
- a CDS encoding Cmx/CmrA family chloramphenicol efflux MFS transporter: protein MPLAVFVLGLSVFALGTSEFMITGLLPGMAADLHVSIPDAGLLISAFAVGMVVGAPLLAIGTLRLPRRRTLLALLAVFVVAHVVGALAESYALLFATRAVAAFACAGFWAVALATTIALVPAGRRGRAMAVLVGGLTVANIAGVPAGTFLGQHAGWRTAFWAVAVVTVVAVAGVALLVPETTGDAAGVRGELRLYRRGRVWLALGVIALAQAMIFAAFSYLAPLLTETDGLPEGWVPGVLALFGVGALIGITAGGRLADRRPFATLYGCLGLALAALLVLALTTDALVAVAAVMAFGVAGFGANPALNVRAYHAAGDAPTLVGASTTAAFNVGNTIGPWLGGVAIDAGLGFPSVAWTGIALGVATLAALTAAAAVQRGDDREPVTV from the coding sequence ATGCCCCTGGCCGTCTTCGTCCTCGGCCTCAGCGTGTTCGCGCTGGGCACGTCCGAGTTCATGATCACCGGCCTGCTCCCCGGCATGGCCGCCGACCTGCACGTGAGCATCCCCGACGCCGGGCTGCTGATCTCGGCGTTCGCCGTCGGCATGGTCGTCGGCGCGCCGCTGCTGGCGATCGGCACCCTCCGGCTCCCCCGCCGCCGGACGCTGCTGGCGTTGCTCGCCGTGTTCGTCGTGGCGCACGTCGTCGGCGCGCTCGCCGAGAGCTACGCCCTCCTCTTCGCCACGCGAGCGGTCGCGGCTTTCGCCTGCGCCGGGTTCTGGGCCGTCGCACTGGCGACGACCATCGCGCTCGTGCCCGCCGGCCGGCGCGGCCGCGCGATGGCGGTCCTGGTCGGCGGCCTGACCGTGGCGAACATCGCCGGGGTGCCCGCGGGGACGTTCCTCGGCCAGCACGCCGGCTGGCGGACGGCGTTCTGGGCCGTGGCGGTGGTGACCGTGGTCGCGGTGGCGGGCGTGGCGCTGCTGGTCCCCGAGACGACCGGTGACGCGGCGGGCGTCCGCGGCGAACTGCGGCTGTACCGCCGGGGCCGGGTCTGGCTCGCCCTCGGCGTGATCGCGCTGGCGCAGGCCATGATCTTCGCCGCGTTCAGCTACCTCGCCCCCCTGCTGACCGAGACCGACGGCCTGCCCGAGGGCTGGGTGCCCGGCGTCCTGGCGCTGTTCGGCGTCGGCGCGCTGATCGGGATCACCGCGGGCGGCCGGCTCGCCGACCGGCGGCCGTTCGCGACGCTCTACGGCTGCCTCGGGCTCGCGCTGGCGGCCCTGCTCGTGCTCGCGCTGACCACCGACGCGCTGGTGGCCGTCGCGGCCGTGATGGCTTTCGGCGTCGCCGGGTTCGGCGCCAACCCGGCGCTGAACGTGCGGGCCTACCACGCCGCCGGCGACGCCCCCACGCTCGTGGGCGCCAGCACGACCGCGGCGTTCAACGTCGGCAACACCATCGGGCCGTGGCTGGGCGGCGTCGCGATCGACGCCGGGCTCGGCTTCCCGAGCGTCGCCTGGACCGGGATCGCTCTCGGCGTGGCGACGCTGGCCGCGCTCACGGCCGCCGCCGCCGTCCAGCGCGGCGACGACCGTGAGCCGGTGACCGTGTGA
- a CDS encoding ATP-binding protein encodes MNAVPDALPRTAGALRAAGYEPRPIAQEIHDNLLSALKNGEDAWPGIVGFSRTVLPQLERALLAGHDVVLLGERGQGKTRLLRTLAGLLDEWTPVIEGSELGEHPLQPITPASIRRAAELGDDLPVTWRHRSERYTEKLATPDTSVGDLIGDVDPVKVAEGRSLGDPETIHFGLVPRAHRGIVAINELPDLAERIQVALLNVMEERDIQVRGYTLRLPLDVLLVATANPEDYTNRGRIITPLKDRFGAEIRTHYPLDVESEIAVVRQEANLVAEVGEPLLEVLARFVRNLRESTVIDQRSGVSARFAVAAAETVAAAALRRSALTGEEPAVARPVDLDAVPSVLRGKIEFEPGEEGREIEHLVHLLRLAIAETARDRFAGLDLRPLADAVAGGHLVSTGERVPGKDVLEALPELPVLHEVARRAGVSADEPAGRIAAAVELALESLFLSRRLAKDSDDTTTVYGR; translated from the coding sequence GTGAACGCTGTTCCAGACGCTCTTCCCCGCACCGCCGGGGCCCTGCGCGCGGCCGGGTACGAGCCGCGCCCCATCGCGCAAGAGATCCACGACAACCTGCTGAGCGCCCTCAAGAACGGCGAGGACGCCTGGCCCGGCATCGTCGGGTTCTCCCGCACCGTGCTGCCGCAGCTCGAACGCGCGCTGCTGGCCGGCCACGACGTCGTCCTGCTCGGCGAACGCGGCCAGGGCAAGACCCGCCTGCTGCGCACCCTCGCCGGCCTGCTCGACGAGTGGACGCCCGTCATCGAGGGCTCCGAGCTGGGGGAACACCCGCTTCAGCCGATCACGCCCGCGTCGATCCGGCGGGCCGCCGAGCTCGGCGACGACCTGCCGGTGACCTGGCGCCACCGCTCCGAGCGCTACACCGAAAAGCTCGCCACGCCGGACACCTCCGTCGGCGACCTGATCGGCGACGTCGACCCGGTGAAGGTCGCCGAAGGCCGCAGCCTCGGCGACCCGGAGACCATCCACTTCGGTCTCGTGCCGCGGGCCCACCGCGGGATCGTCGCCATCAACGAACTGCCCGACCTGGCCGAACGCATCCAGGTCGCCCTGCTCAACGTGATGGAGGAGCGCGACATCCAGGTCCGCGGCTACACGCTGCGGCTGCCCTTGGACGTCCTGCTCGTCGCCACCGCGAACCCCGAGGACTACACCAACCGCGGCCGGATCATCACCCCGCTGAAGGACCGCTTCGGCGCCGAGATCCGCACCCACTACCCCCTGGACGTCGAGTCGGAGATCGCCGTCGTCCGGCAGGAGGCGAACCTCGTCGCCGAAGTCGGCGAGCCGCTGCTGGAGGTGCTCGCCCGGTTCGTCCGCAACCTCCGCGAGTCGACGGTGATCGACCAGCGTTCCGGCGTCTCGGCGCGGTTCGCCGTCGCCGCGGCGGAGACCGTGGCGGCCGCGGCCCTGCGGCGCTCGGCGCTGACGGGCGAGGAGCCCGCGGTGGCCCGCCCGGTCGACCTCGACGCCGTGCCGTCGGTGCTGCGCGGCAAGATCGAGTTCGAGCCCGGCGAAGAGGGCCGCGAGATCGAGCACCTGGTGCACCTGCTGCGCCTGGCGATCGCCGAGACCGCGCGCGACCGGTTCGCCGGCCTCGACCTGCGGCCGCTGGCCGACGCGGTCGCCGGCGGCCACCTGGTGTCCACCGGCGAGCGCGTGCCGGGCAAGGACGTCCTCGAAGCCCTGCCGGAGCTGCCGGTGCTGCACGAGGTCGCCCGGCGGGCCGGGGTCTCCGCCGACGAGCCCGCCGGCCGGATCGCGGCCGCCGTCGAACTGGCCCTCGAATCGCTGTTCCTGTCGCGAAGGCTCGCCAAGGACTCCGACGACACGACGACCGTCTACGGCCGATGA
- a CDS encoding MFS transporter, with translation MTTRLSGAATYQHGSEKRVIGNVLRGSIGNLVEWYDWYAYAAFTTYFAKSFFPTTDTTAAFLGTAAVFAVGFLMRPLGGWMLGRFADRFGRRSALVLSVTLMAGGSLLIAVTPSYHTIGIAAPILLLTARLIQGLSVGGEYSTSATYLSEVATPGKRGFYSSFQYVTLYGGQLLALGLQLILQALLTEQQLTSWGWRIAFGVGTVAALTVMWLRRGMDESESYQREAEENKSENKGGRGTLRALAKYPKEIALVVGLTLGGTVGFYTFATYSQKFLENTAHIPRRQVTIVLFCAILIAAFLQPVFGRLSDRIGRRPLLLFFGIGGTLLTVPLMTVMGSTRNPVGAFFLVLAGLVIVAGYTSINAIVKAELFPTKIRALGVGLPYALTVAIFGGTAELIAQALKSAGHETVFFWYVAGCVLVSLIVYGTMRETSKTSELEQQR, from the coding sequence ATGACAACCCGGCTCAGCGGTGCCGCCACGTACCAGCATGGCAGCGAAAAGCGCGTGATCGGCAACGTGCTGCGCGGCTCTATCGGCAACTTGGTCGAGTGGTACGACTGGTACGCCTATGCGGCGTTCACCACCTACTTCGCCAAGTCTTTCTTCCCCACGACCGACACCACGGCCGCGTTCCTCGGGACCGCCGCCGTGTTCGCCGTCGGGTTCCTCATGCGGCCTCTCGGCGGCTGGATGCTCGGGCGGTTCGCCGACCGGTTCGGCCGCCGCAGCGCGCTGGTGCTCTCGGTCACGCTGATGGCGGGCGGCTCCCTGCTCATCGCCGTCACGCCGAGCTACCACACCATCGGGATCGCCGCGCCGATCCTGCTGCTCACCGCCCGGCTGATCCAGGGGCTGTCGGTCGGCGGCGAGTACTCCACCTCGGCGACCTACCTGTCCGAAGTGGCCACTCCCGGCAAGCGCGGCTTCTACTCGAGCTTCCAATACGTGACGCTGTACGGCGGCCAGCTGCTGGCGCTCGGTCTCCAGCTGATCCTGCAGGCGCTGCTCACCGAGCAGCAGCTGACGTCCTGGGGCTGGCGGATCGCGTTCGGCGTCGGCACGGTCGCCGCGCTCACCGTCATGTGGTTGCGGCGGGGCATGGACGAGTCCGAGAGCTACCAGCGCGAGGCGGAGGAAAACAAGAGCGAAAACAAGGGCGGCCGCGGCACCCTGCGCGCGCTCGCCAAGTACCCGAAGGAGATCGCGCTCGTCGTCGGCCTGACCCTCGGCGGCACGGTCGGCTTCTACACCTTCGCCACCTACAGCCAGAAGTTCCTCGAGAACACCGCGCACATCCCGCGGCGGCAGGTCACCATCGTGCTGTTCTGCGCGATCCTCATCGCCGCCTTCCTGCAGCCGGTGTTCGGGCGCCTGTCCGACCGGATCGGCCGCCGGCCGCTGCTGCTGTTCTTCGGCATCGGCGGCACGCTGCTCACCGTCCCGCTGATGACGGTGATGGGCTCGACCCGCAACCCCGTCGGCGCGTTCTTCCTCGTGCTGGCCGGGCTGGTGATCGTCGCCGGGTACACCTCGATCAACGCCATCGTGAAGGCCGAGCTGTTCCCCACGAAGATCCGTGCCCTCGGCGTCGGGCTGCCGTACGCGCTGACCGTGGCGATCTTCGGCGGCACCGCCGAGCTGATCGCGCAGGCGCTGAAGAGCGCCGGGCACGAAACGGTGTTCTTCTGGTACGTCGCGGGCTGTGTCCTGGTGTCCCTGATCGTCTACGGCACAATGCGGGAAACCTCGAAGACCTCGGAGCTGGAACAACAACGCTGA
- a CDS encoding TetR/AcrR family transcriptional regulator — MARPREFDEAAAVEKAMHAFWEHGYEATTTQDLCEATGLGRSSVYNTFTSKRALFRRSLAHYTSTQLDRRQAILDGPGTAAERLAAVLDSAIEGDLEDRRRGCFVVNTLAELGLPDDEVGAALRADTRRNLTMFAACVREGARDGSLRDGLDPAEVAEFLLSTTSGLRVMARRGTSPESMHAVADIALSAIAAR; from the coding sequence ATGGCCAGGCCAAGGGAATTCGACGAAGCCGCCGCCGTCGAGAAGGCGATGCACGCCTTCTGGGAACACGGCTACGAAGCGACGACGACGCAGGACCTGTGCGAAGCCACCGGACTGGGCCGCAGCAGCGTCTACAACACCTTCACCAGCAAGCGGGCCCTCTTCCGGCGTTCGCTGGCGCACTACACCAGCACCCAGCTGGACCGGCGCCAAGCGATCCTCGACGGCCCGGGCACCGCGGCCGAGCGGCTCGCCGCGGTGCTCGACAGCGCCATCGAAGGCGACCTCGAGGACCGCCGCCGCGGCTGCTTCGTGGTCAATACCCTGGCCGAACTCGGCCTGCCCGACGACGAGGTGGGCGCCGCCCTGCGGGCCGACACCCGACGGAACCTGACCATGTTCGCCGCATGCGTCCGGGAAGGCGCGCGCGACGGCAGCCTCCGGGACGGCCTGGACCCCGCCGAGGTGGCGGAGTTCCTGCTCAGCACCACCTCGGGCCTGCGGGTGATGGCCCGCCGCGGCACGAGCCCCGAAAGCATGCACGCCGTCGCCGACATCGCGCTTTCGGCGATCGCCGCCCGCTGA
- a CDS encoding response regulator transcription factor has protein sequence MAVRVLLVEDDAGVAGALAESLHARGHPVTSVARGADALHHHRAADLVLLDLGLPDLDGLDVLRKIRAVSPVPVIVLTARGDERSVVRGLRLGADDYLAKPVRLAELLARMDAVVRRAVARATPADSAGDVVRVEDVEIDLGARRVLVAGHDIGLTTKEFEILAVLAARPGTAVSRQQLMDEVWGDAYLAVSRSLDVHLTGLRAKLDRPGLLTTIRGFGYRLGRD, from the coding sequence ATGGCCGTGCGCGTGCTCCTCGTCGAAGACGACGCGGGTGTCGCCGGCGCGCTCGCCGAGTCGCTGCACGCGCGCGGTCATCCCGTCACCAGCGTCGCCCGCGGGGCCGACGCGCTGCACCACCACCGCGCGGCCGACCTCGTCCTGCTGGACCTGGGCTTGCCCGACCTCGACGGCCTCGACGTCCTCCGCAAGATCCGGGCCGTCTCACCGGTCCCGGTGATCGTGCTGACCGCCCGCGGCGACGAGCGCTCGGTCGTGCGCGGTTTACGGCTCGGCGCGGACGACTACCTCGCCAAGCCGGTCCGGCTGGCCGAGCTGCTGGCCCGGATGGACGCCGTCGTGCGGCGGGCGGTCGCCCGCGCCACCCCGGCCGACAGTGCTGGTGACGTCGTGCGCGTCGAAGACGTCGAGATCGACCTCGGCGCCCGCCGGGTCCTGGTCGCCGGGCACGACATCGGGCTCACCACCAAGGAGTTCGAGATCCTGGCCGTGCTCGCCGCCCGCCCCGGCACCGCGGTCAGCCGCCAGCAGCTCATGGACGAGGTCTGGGGCGACGCCTACCTCGCGGTGTCGCGCTCGCTCGACGTCCACCTGACCGGGCTGCGCGCCAAGCTCGACCGGCCGGGCCTGCTCACCACCATCCGCGGCTTCGGCTACCGGCTCGGCCGGGACTGA